Part of the Candidatus Diapherotrites archaeon genome is shown below.
AAGCGAAGATACATTAGAATTGATGCGGAAAATGATTTGGGTCCAACAATGAAAAATTTTGATGTGAAAAAGTTTTTTGATGATAAAACTTACATAATTAATTTGGAGTATAGCAATAGGAGAGGCAGCGAAAGTTTAAGGCAGAAAACAATTGTGGACAAAGAAAGAAAGGCAGTTGAAGGTTTTATTATAGAAAACAGAAAAAGCCTGCAATTAATATTTAAAACTGATAAACCGCATTATCTAGAAATATATAAGTATATTCCAAGCAATGTACCAAAACCTTAAAATATATTCGGGGAAGTTTTTTATATAGGGGAAGATATAAAATGAAACTAATAATAACAATTCCAGCTTACAATGAGGAAAATACAGTAGCCAAAGTTATTGAAGAAATACCAAAAAAAATTGAAGGCATTTCAAAAATAGAAATTCTAGTGATTGATGACGGCTCCACAGACAAAACTTCCGAAGCAGCAAAAAAAGCAGGAGCACAAGTTTTAATCAATAAAAAGAGACTTGGTTTGGCCAGAACTTTCAAGAAAGGCCTTGAAAATGCTTTGAATTTAGGGGCGGATATAATAATTAACACAGATGCAGATTTTCAGTACAACCAAAAGCAAATCCCTCTTTTAATCAAACCAATACTTAACAATGAAGCAGACATTGTGCTGGGCTCAAGATTTAAGGGATGGATTGAAGAAATGCCTTTACAAAAAAAGATAGGCAACAGGATTGTTTCCTGGATTGTTAGAAATATTTCTGGTTTACCTATTTCTGATGCCCAAACTGGTTTTAGAGCGTTCAGCAGAGAAGCCGCCTTACAATTAAACATTTTCTCTGACTATACTTACACACAAGAGACAATACTTCAAGCAGCAGAAAAAAAATTAATAATAAGAGAGGCCCCCATAGATTTTAGAAAAAGAAAAGGAAGCTCACGGCTCATATCAAACATTTTTGTTTATGCAAAGAAAGCTTTTTTAACCATTTTAATTGCATACTTAAATTATAAACCATTAAAAGTTTTTTTAGGAATTGGAAGCATATTTTTTTTGCTGGGTTTACTTTTAGGTTCAAGGGTATTAATTCATTATTTTAACACTGGATTGGTTTCGCCATACCTGCCAACAGCAATTCTTACAGCAGTACTTTTGATATTTGGATTTCAAATTATTGTCATAGGGTTAATTGCGGAAATGATAAAATATAACAGGAAAATTGAAGAGGAATTACTCTATAAAATAAAAAAGATGACCTGGCAATAAAATTTGTGTTTATTAGTTAGTAATAAAAGTTGGTGATAAAAAAAATGAGGTTGATAAAAGTAGGTGAGTTTGTTTTAGGAGAAGAAGAAAAAAAAGCAGTAAATGAAGTGCTTGACA
Proteins encoded:
- a CDS encoding glycosyltransferase family 2 protein, which produces MKLIITIPAYNEENTVAKVIEEIPKKIEGISKIEILVIDDGSTDKTSEAAKKAGAQVLINKKRLGLARTFKKGLENALNLGADIIINTDADFQYNQKQIPLLIKPILNNEADIVLGSRFKGWIEEMPLQKKIGNRIVSWIVRNISGLPISDAQTGFRAFSREAALQLNIFSDYTYTQETILQAAEKKLIIREAPIDFRKRKGSSRLISNIFVYAKKAFLTILIAYLNYKPLKVFLGIGSIFFLLGLLLGSRVLIHYFNTGLVSPYLPTAILTAVLLIFGFQIIVIGLIAEMIKYNRKIEEELLYKIKKMTWQ